A genomic segment from Actinomyces lilanjuaniae encodes:
- a CDS encoding DUF885 family protein yields MRLTLWQRYLGRVPGCNEGWALYAESLGEELGLVEEPQDRFGLLAARRWRLARVLVDLGCIPGCRCRRRCWPCLGLTPCGAGRL; encoded by the coding sequence ATGAGGCTGACACTGTGGCAGCGCTACTTGGGCAGGGTGCCCGGGTGCAACGAGGGCTGGGCGCTGTATGCCGAGTCGCTGGGTGAGGAGCTGGGGCTGGTGGAGGAGCCGCAGGACCGTTTTGGGCTGCTGGCCGCGCGCCGGTGGCGCCTGGCCCGTGTCCTGGTCGACTTGGGGTGCATTCCCGGCTGCCGGTGCCGCCGGAGGTGCTGGCCCTGCCTGGGGCTGACACCGTGTGGAGCAGGGCGACTGTGA
- a CDS encoding glycosyltransferase, whose translation MSSTKCPDQRVAVIVPAKDEAQRIAATVRACRSIPRVDLVVVVDDGSVDGTQDHARAAGAVTVRHSVTRGKASALETGASVVGMRDYVHGPARLLLFIDADLGDSAAACADLVPPVVDGVCDMSVAVPPRQHGAGGRGRVVHAARRAIARATGWEPVAPLSGQRCLSRKAYEKAAPLAEGWGVEVGLTIDVLVAGMAVIEVPCDITHRVTGNDRAGVLHRAAQYKDVVRAVAARTLRRHRVPAARYEKAAQEQNAFHVYRAHSVRTSEPGAGQDGGQGGGASTDAPAGSSRSAGA comes from the coding sequence GTGAGCTCGACTAAGTGTCCTGACCAGCGCGTCGCGGTCATCGTCCCTGCCAAGGACGAGGCGCAGCGCATCGCCGCCACTGTTCGTGCTTGCCGCTCCATCCCACGGGTTGACCTGGTCGTCGTCGTTGACGACGGCTCCGTGGACGGTACCCAGGACCACGCTCGGGCTGCAGGAGCCGTGACCGTGCGCCACTCGGTGACCCGGGGTAAGGCCTCCGCCCTGGAGACCGGTGCCAGTGTCGTCGGTATGCGTGACTACGTGCACGGCCCTGCCCGCCTCCTGCTGTTCATCGACGCTGACCTGGGGGACTCCGCAGCGGCCTGTGCCGATCTTGTGCCCCCTGTCGTTGACGGGGTCTGCGACATGTCCGTAGCCGTGCCGCCCAGGCAGCACGGGGCCGGCGGGCGGGGACGGGTGGTCCACGCTGCTCGCCGGGCCATTGCCCGAGCCACCGGGTGGGAGCCTGTCGCTCCCCTGTCGGGGCAGCGCTGTCTGAGCCGGAAGGCCTACGAGAAGGCTGCTCCCCTGGCTGAGGGGTGGGGAGTCGAGGTCGGGCTGACCATTGACGTCCTCGTCGCCGGGATGGCGGTGATCGAGGTGCCCTGCGACATCACCCACCGGGTCACCGGGAACGACCGTGCGGGGGTCCTTCACCGCGCCGCGCAGTACAAGGACGTGGTCAGGGCTGTGGCTGCCCGGACCCTGCGGCGTCACCGCGTGCCTGCGGCGCGTTATGAGAAGGCTGCGCAGGAGCAGAACGCCTTCCACGTCTACCGGGCACACAGCGTGAGGACGTCCGAGCCCGGTGCCGGGCAGGACGGGGGCCAGGGAGGCGGTGCCTCCACGGATGCCCCTGCGGGCTCGTCGCGCTCCGCAGGAGCCTGA
- a CDS encoding C2 family cysteine protease has translation MREPREIRVGLRAQAESLVGSALGNPLAAGPAAAGLASLAATYQALRAEVHHAATQAATTLGTATVDTDDSDINKWTTFELRDSDIERIRQQADGTAEWDSVEQENIGDCYLLAVLQAYSDTEEGRQALRDQVRWEESQNAFVVTFHDGDQEVEITVDDFYLFGNQGTDKGFPSIINIYERAYALYLEQQGRDPEDVKGGDPTDPMEALSGEGTQTVSTDGWGWGRWGFLPYPRHYNQHEYTEEEWDTIEEAVEERRVVVGGTARGDFSDGSTVQATVDTNGNGRIDTGDQEGDFQVWDSHAYTVVDINDEYVTLYNPWDTNPVPGNGRVGGGTIRITREDYEKYFNKTYIGDM, from the coding sequence GTGAGAGAGCCGCGGGAAATACGCGTGGGGCTGCGCGCCCAGGCCGAGTCCCTGGTGGGCAGCGCCCTGGGCAACCCCCTGGCCGCCGGGCCCGCAGCCGCAGGCCTGGCCAGCCTCGCCGCCACCTACCAGGCCCTGCGCGCCGAGGTCCACCACGCCGCCACCCAGGCCGCCACCACACTGGGCACAGCCACTGTGGACACCGACGACTCCGACATCAACAAGTGGACGACCTTTGAGCTCCGGGACAGCGACATCGAGCGGATCCGTCAGCAGGCCGACGGCACGGCCGAGTGGGACAGCGTGGAGCAGGAGAACATCGGTGACTGCTACCTGCTGGCGGTGCTGCAGGCCTACTCCGACACCGAGGAGGGCCGCCAGGCCCTGCGCGACCAGGTGCGGTGGGAGGAGTCCCAGAACGCCTTCGTGGTCACCTTCCACGACGGCGACCAGGAGGTCGAGATCACCGTGGACGACTTCTACCTCTTTGGCAACCAGGGCACCGACAAGGGCTTCCCCAGCATCATCAACATCTACGAGCGCGCCTACGCCCTCTACCTGGAGCAGCAGGGCAGGGACCCGGAGGACGTCAAGGGCGGCGACCCCACAGATCCCATGGAGGCCCTCTCGGGCGAGGGCACGCAGACGGTCAGCACCGACGGCTGGGGGTGGGGCAGGTGGGGCTTCCTCCCCTACCCCCGCCACTACAACCAGCACGAGTACACCGAGGAGGAGTGGGACACCATCGAGGAGGCCGTGGAGGAGCGCAGGGTCGTGGTCGGTGGCACCGCGCGCGGGGACTTCAGCGACGGCAGCACGGTCCAGGCCACCGTCGACACCAACGGCAACGGCCGCATCGACACGGGCGACCAGGAGGGAGACTTCCAGGTCTGGGACAGCCACGCCTACACGGTGGTCGATATTAATGACGAGTACGTCACCCTCTACAATCCCTGGGACACCAACCCCGTGCCGGGCAACGGGCGCGTCGGGGGCGGGACCATCCGCATCACCCGGGAGGACTACGAGAAGTACTTCAACAAGACCTACATCGGCGACATGTAG
- a CDS encoding fructosamine kinase family protein, which translates to MTAPSPSTFRKHDDGPVSTLLEAQGLWWLAQAMADGGAHVVPATTGPGWLEEPRLATTRVTASAAEAFGRALAVTHAAGAPAFGAAPPDWDGVAQMGRSDIRLRRFEDPGAQRRWGEFYAEDRVLAYLGASRDNGSISTQGARVIERLCARLVDGDFDADQPGLVRAGAQQRSQEVAVARTHGDLWCGNVLWVPVSHTLGWAPPEAGVGPLGAGTGRASTRRDTDGEVPDVVGVLIDPMAQGAHAETDLAALGVFGQRHLERIYAAYHEVSPLAAGWRERVGLHSLHLLMIHAFLFGGSYGAEAVGVARQYV; encoded by the coding sequence ATGACAGCGCCCTCCCCCAGCACGTTCCGCAAGCACGACGACGGCCCCGTCTCCACACTCCTGGAGGCGCAGGGGCTGTGGTGGCTGGCCCAGGCCATGGCCGACGGCGGCGCCCACGTGGTCCCGGCCACCACCGGCCCCGGCTGGCTGGAGGAGCCCCGCCTGGCCACGACCAGGGTCACGGCGAGTGCGGCCGAGGCCTTTGGCCGGGCGCTGGCCGTCACGCACGCGGCGGGAGCGCCCGCCTTCGGCGCGGCCCCACCTGACTGGGACGGGGTGGCTCAGATGGGGCGCAGCGACATCCGGCTGCGACGGTTCGAGGACCCCGGTGCGCAGCGCCGCTGGGGGGAGTTCTACGCTGAGGACCGTGTGCTCGCCTACCTGGGGGCCTCCAGGGACAACGGGTCAATCAGCACCCAGGGCGCCCGCGTCATCGAGAGGCTGTGCGCCAGGCTGGTGGACGGCGACTTCGACGCCGACCAGCCCGGCCTGGTCCGTGCTGGCGCGCAGCAGCGCAGCCAGGAGGTGGCGGTGGCGCGCACCCACGGGGACCTGTGGTGCGGCAACGTGCTGTGGGTGCCGGTGTCCCACACCCTGGGCTGGGCGCCGCCAGAGGCCGGGGTGGGGCCGCTGGGGGCGGGAACCGGCCGGGCCAGCACCCGGCGGGACACCGACGGGGAGGTGCCCGACGTCGTCGGCGTCCTCATTGACCCGATGGCCCAGGGGGCGCACGCGGAGACGGACCTGGCGGCACTGGGGGTGTTCGGGCAGAGGCACCTGGAGCGGATCTACGCCGCCTACCACGAGGTGTCACCGCTGGCGGCCGGGTGGCGCGAGCGGGTGGGCCTGCACTCCCTGCACCTGCTCATGATCCACGCCTTCCTCTTTGGCGGGAGCTACGGGGCCGAGGCCGTGGGGGTGGCGCGGCAGTACGTGTGA
- a CDS encoding type II toxin-antitoxin system PemK/MazF family toxin has protein sequence MPQPRTGELWWAAPDSSVGREQAGRRPVLVISGAHYHEAVTTLVVTVPVTSIDRGWPNHVRIPRGGRLPQDSFAMTEQVRTISRKRLVERIGIVERSIVEEALRWVRDWLA, from the coding sequence ATGCCCCAACCCCGCACCGGTGAGCTGTGGTGGGCGGCTCCGGACTCGTCGGTCGGACGTGAGCAGGCTGGGCGACGCCCCGTGCTCGTCATCTCCGGTGCCCATTACCACGAGGCTGTGACAACGCTTGTCGTGACCGTCCCGGTGACCTCCATCGACCGAGGGTGGCCGAACCACGTGCGGATTCCTCGTGGTGGGAGACTGCCGCAGGACTCCTTCGCCATGACTGAGCAGGTGCGCACGATCTCCCGCAAGAGGCTTGTCGAACGCATAGGTATCGTCGAGCGCAGCATCGTGGAGGAGGCGCTTCGCTGGGTGAGGGACTGGCTCGCCTAG
- a CDS encoding DUF1839 family protein → MSTPMLVEVDGDLLPPTRGVRVRLTHGALLIRRP, encoded by the coding sequence GTGAGCACCCCGATGCTGGTAGAGGTTGACGGGGACCTCCTGCCGCCGACCCGGGGCGTGCGGGTGAGGCTGACCCACGGCGCGCTGCTCATCCGACGCCCCTAG
- a CDS encoding diacylglycerol/lipid kinase family protein, producing the protein MVANPSKQKVTDAVRDLLDTTLCEAGYRRPVWLETTTSETGATQARLAVASGAALVVAAGGDGTVRSVAAGLAGTGVEMGILPTGTANLAARNLRLPVGDLSAAARLVAHGTSRPTDLAWVRTDPADEPGSHPALTGPVLPGMRSSTHSPAPAGSGGALSALTARRETQPAQAEVDDGVPPDQASTFSRSGSRRASGAAPGTDAAAAPLSLSSPRGMGTPLPGTGARLHGGVGDRLRRRAGRLHSPRPQGPDRMGAYALAAVENLRFPRMDLVLSLGSPGAGGRWRGSPPAPCSSPTAACCQQGSRCCATPARRRPAGRGRHRHGRRCAGLELAGPAGPPTARGHLRQPHARHRARRAAPGQGRRRAREHPDAGRG; encoded by the coding sequence GTGGTGGCCAACCCCTCCAAGCAGAAGGTCACCGATGCGGTCCGGGACCTCCTGGACACCACCTTGTGCGAGGCGGGGTACCGCAGACCGGTCTGGCTGGAGACGACCACCTCGGAGACCGGGGCCACCCAGGCGCGGCTGGCCGTCGCGTCGGGGGCCGCCCTCGTGGTTGCCGCCGGGGGGGACGGGACCGTGCGTTCAGTGGCAGCCGGGCTGGCGGGCACCGGCGTCGAGATGGGGATCCTGCCCACAGGCACCGCCAACCTCGCGGCCCGCAACCTGCGCCTGCCGGTCGGCGACCTGTCGGCGGCGGCCCGCCTGGTTGCGCACGGCACGTCACGGCCCACCGACCTCGCCTGGGTACGCACCGACCCGGCCGATGAGCCGGGTAGCCACCCGGCTCTCACCGGCCCGGTCCTGCCCGGTATGCGCAGCAGCACCCACTCGCCCGCCCCAGCGGGCTCGGGCGGCGCCCTGAGCGCGCTGACCGCCCGGCGTGAGACGCAGCCTGCACAGGCCGAGGTGGATGACGGCGTGCCGCCGGACCAGGCCAGCACCTTCAGCCGCAGTGGTAGCCGCCGCGCCAGCGGTGCAGCCCCCGGCACCGACGCAGCTGCCGCCCCGTTGTCCCTGTCCAGCCCCCGGGGGATGGGCACGCCCCTCCCTGGGACGGGAGCACGCCTGCATGGTGGTGTCGGGGATCGGCTTCGACGCCGGGCTGGTCGCCTCCACTCGCCCCGGCCTCAAGGCCCGGATCGGATGGGGGCCTACGCCCTGGCCGCGGTGGAGAACCTGCGCTTCCCCCGCATGGACCTGGTCCTCAGCCTCGGCAGCCCCGGCGCCGGGGGTCGGTGGAGAGGTTCACCGCCCGCACCCTGCTCATCGCCAACGGCGGCATGCTGCCAGCAGGGATCACGCTGCTGCGCGACACCCGCCCGACGACGGCCTGCTGGACGTGGCCGCCATCGACACGGTCGGCGGTGTGCTGGGCTGGAGCTCGCTGGCCCGGCAGGTCCTCCCACCGCGCGCGGCCACCTACGCCAACCCCACGCGCGCCACCGGGCGCGTCGTGCGGCGCCAGGGCAGGGACGTCGCCGTGCGCGTGAGCACCCCGATGCTGGTAGAGGTTGA
- a CDS encoding LysR substrate-binding domain-containing protein: protein MPTSALPSFSQLRAFVALCDHQHFGEAASALSVSQPSLSQAITALEKRVGGELVERTTRRVLVTSLGEALLPFAREAVLAAEAFSEAVASQGAVLTGSMRLGVIPTIAPYLAPVLMDGLADQLPQMELELREMVTSDILELLNQGRLDAAIITLDSEVQRTTAIPMFDEPLMVLTARDHPWAGRTDLSTRELDNYPLLMLDERNCLRDQALALCQSYGTQPPVAVATTLSTVIRMVTHGTGVTVVPEGALRMLGSQEDYAVARFAPDAAGAVPVRQLCLVYRSSSSRGPDFARLAELISALATQAGLPVRPVQVPQAA from the coding sequence ATGCCTACCTCTGCTCTCCCCTCCTTCTCACAGCTGAGAGCCTTCGTCGCACTGTGCGACCACCAGCACTTCGGTGAGGCAGCCTCCGCCCTCAGCGTCAGCCAGCCCAGCCTCTCCCAGGCCATCACCGCGCTGGAGAAGCGGGTCGGCGGCGAGCTCGTGGAACGCACCACCCGGCGCGTGCTGGTGACGTCACTGGGCGAGGCCCTCCTGCCCTTCGCACGGGAGGCCGTGCTCGCGGCAGAGGCCTTCAGCGAGGCCGTCGCCAGCCAGGGCGCAGTCCTGACCGGCTCCATGCGCCTGGGTGTCATCCCCACGATTGCCCCCTACCTGGCTCCGGTGCTCATGGACGGCCTGGCCGACCAGCTGCCCCAGATGGAGCTCGAGCTGCGTGAGATGGTCACCAGCGACATCCTGGAGCTGCTCAACCAGGGGCGCCTGGATGCCGCCATCATCACCCTCGACTCAGAGGTCCAGCGCACCACGGCCATCCCGATGTTCGACGAGCCGCTGATGGTACTCACGGCCAGGGACCACCCCTGGGCAGGTCGCACCGACCTGAGCACCCGCGAGCTCGACAACTACCCCCTCCTCATGCTGGACGAGCGCAACTGCCTGCGTGACCAGGCCCTGGCGCTGTGCCAGTCCTACGGGACCCAGCCCCCGGTCGCCGTGGCAACCACCTTGTCCACCGTCATCCGTATGGTCACCCACGGCACGGGTGTCACCGTCGTCCCCGAAGGCGCCCTACGCATGCTGGGGTCCCAGGAGGACTACGCCGTGGCCCGGTTCGCCCCTGACGCGGCCGGAGCAGTACCGGTACGCCAGCTGTGCCTGGTATACCGCAGCTCCTCCTCCCGAGGTCCGGACTTTGCACGCCTGGCCGAGCTGATCTCCGCCCTGGCCACCCAGGCGGGCCTGCCTGTACGGCCTGTCCAGGTACCGCAGGCCGCCTAA